A genomic region of Campylobacter corcagiensis contains the following coding sequences:
- a CDS encoding AzlD domain-containing protein, with the protein MIISANSSNLEILIAIILASVATFITRFLPYAFLKNLSHNYWLRFLQKNSALLIMVVLIFYALNTTRSVYYPWAEILGILVAFIVQILGKNALVSIVISTILYMFIIRI; encoded by the coding sequence TTGATAATTAGTGCAAATAGCTCAAATTTAGAGATTTTAATAGCAATTATATTAGCTAGCGTGGCTACATTTATAACTCGTTTTTTGCCATATGCTTTTTTAAAAAATTTATCACATAACTACTGGCTTAGATTTTTACAAAAAAACAGTGCTTTGCTCATAATGGTTGTTTTGATATTTTACGCTCTTAATACAACTCGTTCAGTTTACTATCCGTGGGCTGAAATTTTAGGAATTTTAGTAGCTTTTATAGTTCAAATTTTAGGTAAAAACGCTTTAGTGAGTATAGTAATTTCTACGATTTTATATATGTTTATTATAAGAATTTAA
- a CDS encoding AzlC family ABC transporter permease, which yields MSLKKIFKLSLPVLFGYVPLGAAYALLAVSIGLPVWAVVFISMVVYAGSGQFLLVSLLSVGAGVLEIFMATFILNLRHIFYTTTLLDDIIKAKSRFYTIFALTDESFAVLKTIKVSDENRDKLYFYLPLLNQIYWVFGTILGVLVGKNLEFDYSGIEFCLVGLFVVLAVEILRGDRNFKLLGISVGVGIFGLLFLPAKSMLILSLVIGFMLILILRRWLDN from the coding sequence TTGAGTTTAAAAAAGATTTTTAAACTATCTCTTCCAGTGCTTTTTGGATATGTTCCACTTGGGGCTGCTTATGCGCTTTTAGCTGTAAGTATTGGGCTTCCAGTTTGGGCTGTAGTGTTTATTAGTATGGTTGTTTACGCTGGAAGTGGGCAGTTTTTGCTTGTTAGTTTACTTAGTGTTGGTGCTGGAGTTTTAGAAATTTTTATGGCAACTTTTATACTAAATTTAAGACATATTTTTTACACAACAACACTTCTTGATGATATTATAAAAGCTAAGAGCAGGTTTTATACGATATTTGCTTTAACAGATGAGAGTTTTGCGGTTCTTAAAACTATAAAAGTAAGTGATGAAAACCGTGATAAACTGTACTTTTATCTACCACTTTTAAATCAAATTTATTGGGTTTTTGGCACTATTTTGGGGGTTTTAGTTGGTAAAAATTTAGAATTTGATTATAGTGGTATTGAGTTTTGTTTAGTTGGGCTTTTTGTTGTTTTAGCGGTTGAAATTTTAAGGGGTGATAGAAATTTTAAACTTCTTGGAATTTCAGTAGGAGTTGGAATTTTTGGCTTGCTTTTTTTACCTGCTAAGTCAATGCTAATTTTGTCTTTAGTGATTGGATTTATGCTTATTTTGATACTAAGGAGATGGCTTGATAATTAG
- the leuD gene encoding 3-isopropylmalate dehydratase small subunit, whose translation MAKVWKFDDNIDTDIIIAARYLNTSDPKILATHVMEDRDADFSKKVKDGDIIVAGENFGCGSSREHAPIALKAAGISCVIAKSFARIFYRNSFNTGLLILECKDADEISEGDDLDIDINKGIITNNTTNKTYKFEAIPEFMQELIKAGGLINYAKTKLN comes from the coding sequence ATGGCAAAAGTATGGAAATTTGATGATAATATTGATACTGATATAATCATCGCAGCTCGCTACTTAAACACGAGTGATCCTAAAATTCTAGCAACTCATGTCATGGAAGATAGAGATGCTGATTTTTCTAAGAAAGTAAAAGATGGTGATATCATCGTAGCTGGAGAGAATTTTGGATGTGGCAGTAGTCGCGAACACGCTCCTATAGCCCTAAAAGCTGCTGGGATAAGTTGTGTTATAGCTAAGAGTTTTGCTAGAATTTTCTATAGAAATAGCTTTAATACTGGGCTTTTGATTTTAGAGTGCAAAGATGCAGATGAGATAAGTGAAGGTGATGATTTAGATATTGATATAAATAAAGGTATTATTACAAATAATACTACAAATAAAACTTATAAATTTGAAGCCATTCCTGAATTTATGCAAGAACTCATCAAGGCTGGTGGTCTTATAAACTACGCTAAAACTAAACTTAATTAA
- a CDS encoding dicarboxylate/amino acid:cation symporter has product MSDSKSGILSAYFRANLAKRILIGLILGSIFGIVMAYLGNKTLIPYLQPFGDLFVRLLKMIIVPIIVASLIMGTSSISPSKLGRVGGKAVLFYFLTTLAAIVIGLICAFIFKPGSGLDLSDASVAVTKAAEQTQISQILLNIVPTNPIESMAKTDILPIICFCIFFGIGLAFVRDSEDERIKAAGEVVYKFFDGVSEIMFLVVKWVMQYAPIGVFALMFVVFNKSGAGAITSLLNVTFTLYLGLFLQVVLVYCGICLLIGLKPLEFLKKVRPPMLMAFVTRSSNATLPISMETADEDMGVPKGIYSFVLPVGATVNMNGTTVYLGVCALFIANACGVDLSVGNYVTIVLTSILAAIGTAGIPGAGAIMLLLILQSIGLPVEGNVAIAYGMILGIDALLDMGRTSMNVTGDVIASVWVAKTEGELDESKWS; this is encoded by the coding sequence ATGTCAGATAGTAAAAGTGGCATTCTTTCAGCTTATTTTAGAGCAAATTTAGCTAAAAGAATTCTCATCGGTCTTATTTTGGGCTCAATCTTTGGTATAGTTATGGCATATTTGGGTAATAAAACCCTTATACCATACCTGCAACCATTTGGCGATCTTTTCGTTCGTCTTTTAAAAATGATAATAGTTCCTATCATTGTTGCTTCTCTTATAATGGGAACTAGTTCTATATCACCTTCAAAACTTGGTAGAGTTGGTGGAAAAGCTGTGCTTTTTTACTTTCTAACAACACTTGCTGCTATCGTGATAGGCTTAATTTGTGCTTTTATATTTAAGCCAGGATCTGGACTTGATTTAAGTGATGCTTCAGTTGCTGTTACAAAAGCAGCAGAACAGACACAAATAAGTCAGATTTTGCTTAACATTGTCCCAACAAACCCAATTGAATCAATGGCAAAAACAGATATCTTACCAATAATTTGTTTTTGTATATTTTTTGGTATCGGCTTAGCTTTTGTAAGAGATAGCGAAGATGAAAGAATAAAAGCTGCTGGAGAGGTTGTTTATAAATTTTTTGATGGTGTAAGCGAGATAATGTTTTTAGTCGTTAAGTGGGTTATGCAATACGCTCCAATAGGTGTTTTTGCGCTTATGTTTGTTGTATTTAACAAAAGCGGTGCTGGAGCGATAACTTCTTTACTAAATGTTACTTTTACTTTGTATCTTGGACTCTTCTTACAAGTTGTTTTAGTTTATTGTGGTATTTGTTTATTGATAGGTTTAAAACCGCTTGAATTCCTTAAAAAAGTTCGCCCACCGATGCTTATGGCTTTTGTTACAAGAAGTTCAAATGCTACTTTGCCTATCTCTATGGAAACAGCTGATGAGGATATGGGCGTTCCAAAAGGAATTTATAGCTTTGTACTGCCAGTTGGAGCTACAGTAAATATGAATGGAACTACAGTTTATCTTGGCGTTTGTGCACTTTTTATAGCTAATGCATGTGGAGTTGATTTAAGTGTTGGAAACTATGTTACTATAGTTTTAACTTCAATCCTTGCAGCAATCGGAACAGCTGGAATACCAGGAGCTGGAGCTATAATGCTTTTATTAATCCTTCAATCAATCGGTCTTCCTGTTGAAGGAAATGTAGCAATAGCTTATGGAATGATACTAGGAATAGATGCTTTACTTGATATGGGTAGAACTTCTATGAACGTTACAGGAGATGTTATAGCATCTGTTTGGGTTGCTAAAACTGAAGGCGAACTTGACGAAAGCAAATGGTCATAA
- a CDS encoding LysE family translocator: protein MDYLLFISTFTAAAFLPGIDMSLALSLGLSVGFRKTLFMIAGGVISLMIVAFVCAIGVGTLILNHPDIFKIFKILAGLYILYVAYSIAKSNLKVESTSIKSKISNKALFIQGFVTDFTNPKAWIFMATLLPPFLDKTSLINSRLFIIIALIGITQIIAFVSYAGGGAVFRKFMNSYLKYLTTISAILLGIVGIWLIIS from the coding sequence TTGGACTACTTACTTTTTATATCAACTTTTACAGCTGCTGCGTTTTTGCCAGGTATTGATATGAGTTTGGCACTAAGCCTTGGACTAAGCGTTGGCTTTAGAAAAACTTTATTTATGATAGCTGGTGGGGTAATATCGCTTATGATAGTGGCATTTGTTTGTGCTATTGGGGTTGGAACTCTTATTTTAAACCATCCAGATATTTTTAAAATTTTTAAAATTTTAGCTGGACTTTATATTTTATATGTTGCTTACTCAATTGCCAAAAGCAATTTAAAGGTTGAAAGCACAAGCATAAAAAGCAAGATTTCAAACAAAGCTCTTTTTATCCAAGGCTTTGTCACTGACTTTACAAACCCAAAAGCGTGGATATTTATGGCAACACTTTTACCTCCATTTTTAGACAAAACAAGCCTAATAAATTCTCGTCTTTTTATAATAATAGCTTTGATTGGAATAACTCAAATTATTGCTTTTGTAAGTTATGCTGGAGGTGGTGCTGTATTTAGAAAATTTATGAACTCATATTTAAAATATCTAACAACTATCTCAGCTATTTTACTAGGCATTGTTGGAATTTGGTTAATAATAAGCTAG